GCCGAAGTACCTGTGAGGCAAAGGATCTTCAAATATCACAGGAACTTTTGCAAAATTCAGAGAATCTTTATTGTCAATTGCATTGACTATCTCATGATAACGGTCATCCTCAATAGCAAAAACCGCCGTCAGAACCGAGTTGTCATATATTGTTGTCAATTTGACAGGAGCACCCTCCCCACTCACATAATTGCCTATGCCATATTCCCCTTCAGCAGTCTGCCCTGAAATCGGAGCCGTGACTGAGCAATATCCCAAAAGCCTTTGAGCCGTAGCTAATGATGCTTTGGCATTTTTTACCGAAGCCTCCGCCTCCTCTAAAGCACTCTGAGCCTGCACAACCTCCATCTTGCTCACAGCATCACTTGCGAGAGCCTTATTGACCGCATCATAATGGGTCTTAGCATAGTCGCGGGTGCTTATTGCCGTGGTCAATGCAGCCTGAGCCTGCTGCACATGATCACGATAGGTAGACGGATCGATTGTGAACAACACCTGCCCTTTCTTCACATACGATCCGCTGTTATAGTCCTGGGTGAGAATCTGACCGTTGACCTTAGCCACAACATCCACATAATTCGGGGATGTGAGCACGCCGGGATAAACCGACGAAAGCGTGATTGACTCAACTTGAGGAAGTGCAACATCCACAGTCTCCACGGATTGCTCATCATTAGAGACTGTATGACGGCACGACATTGTGACAACAGATACAGCAGCCGCAAAGAGAAATATTTTAGTATCCATAATAATAAGATTTTGCATTATTGAGGAGCCCCGCCGAGGGCTTTATACAGGTCGACCAGTGCTATGAGGGCGTCACCATGAGCTGCAACAAGTGAATTTGCACAATTAAGCCAGTCTATCTGAGCATTTACCACATTAGTGAACACCGTAAGCCCTTGCTTGTATTGCTCCATGGATATATCGAATGCCTCACGGCTCTGTATGAACACCTCTCTGTTAAGCTCCATACTCTCCAGAGCTGCATTATAAGCCTCCATCGCATTCTCGACTTCGGTATAAGCAGTCATCACTGTGAGATTGTAGGCGTCAATGCCCATCAACATCTGTTCCTTTGCACTTGCCACAGCGTTTCGGCGCGAAAATCCGTCAAAGAGTGTCCAGGAGAGTTTAGGTGCTATGCTATATGTGAAACTATCGCTCTTGACAAGCTTGTTTATCCTGTCACTCCCCCAACCTATGGACCCTGTCAGGGCAAGAGTTGGGAGAAAATCTTTTTTAGCAACCCCCACCTGTGCCGCATACAGAGCCAACTGAGCCTCTGCGGCTGCTATATCAGGGCGACGTCTCAGCAGATTAGCCGGAACTCCGGCCGGTATCAGACGCTGATACTCCGGAAGAGTGGATGACGATATCAACACAGGTGCAAGCTCGTAAGGGTATACCCCGATCAGGATCGACAGAGCATTGAGCATCTCGGATGCCTGCGCCTTGAGCCTTGGGAGAGAAGCCTCAGTAGTGTAGTACACCGTCTTTGACTGCGCGACATCCAATTTCGACACCAGGCCGGCTTCATGACGTGCCTCAGTGATCTTCACCACCTTAGCCTGATATTGTATATGCTCGTTAGCAACTGATATCTGATTCTGGAGCACACGATAATTTATGTAATAAGTGGCTATCTCGGCCGTCATACTCACCATAGTGGCTACATAGTCGGCTCTGGAGACCTCGTATCCAGCCTTACGCGACTTCACCTGCTGAGAGATCTTTCCGAATATATCAATCTCCCAATTGACATCTGCTCCGAAAGAGAAATTGTCAGCCCCTTTTCTCATCGCATAATTCCTGGCATATCCGGCGTTCAACCCCACCGACGGATAGTAGGCTGCCTGCGACTGACGTACTGCCAGGCGAGCCATTTCTCTACGGTGGGCGGCCTCAAGTATATTAAAATTATTGTTGATGCCAACTGAAATCAATGAATCGAGAGTAGAGTCGCCAAATGATCTCCACCATTCATCATCGGACGGGAGTGTCTGAATGATGTCCGGTGTGAACGACCATCGTTCAGGCAAAGGCTGTCTGAGATAGCGCGAAGCCTCATCCATGGGGTTCTGCGCTTGTGCTTGTACCATGCCTGACATCACGGATGCCAGCATTACAATCGCTGAAACGTGAAAAAACTTTCTCATAATTAAAATTTCAACAATTCTAACCATGATTAGGTTTTTAAACTTATCCGTCTTAAATTAAAAGAGGTTGAACCGAAAAACGGAACAACCTCTCCACATTATAAACCGCCCTAAAAACCTATTCGTACCGAATGGCTTCAATAGGGTCCAATCCGGCAGCTTTCTTTGCCGGATACCAACCAAAAAATACTCCGGTCACAGTACATACGGCAAACGAAAGAACCACTGAATATGCCTGAATGTAAACAGGCCAATGGGCAATGGCATTTACGAGCCATGAAGCTATGATGCCAAGCATAATTCCTATAACACCACCACTGACACTTATTATCACTGCTTCAATAAGAAATTGTGATAATATATCAATGCCACGCGCACCTATCGACATTCTCAGTCCTATCTCACGTGTCCTCTCGGTAACGGACACATACATTATATTCATAATGCCTATACCTCCGACAAGGAGAGAAATACCGGCTATACAAGCCAAAAGGACTGTCATCATATCGCTTGTGGAATTCATCATTTCGCTAAGCTCCTGCTGTGACCGAATTTCAAAATCATCATCTGCATCTTCCTTTATCTTATGACGTGTACGCAGCACCTCTGTTATGGCATCGATGGTCTCGTCCGTGCGGTTTTCATCCACAGCACTCGCAAAAATCCCCTGGATATAATCAATGGCAAGAATACGCTTCATCACAGTTGTGTACGGAGCTATGACCACATCATCCTGGTCCTGCCCCATAGAATTTGTCCCCTTCGACTCAAGCACCCCTATAACAGTCAGAGGGATTTTACCGAAACGGATCACACGCCCTACCGGATCTTCGCCATTAGGAAATAGATTGTCAACCACCGTCTTGCCAAGAATGCAGACTTTGGCAGCGGATTTAATGTCATGCTCTGTGAAAATCGAGCCTTCCTTGACCTTGAATCTGCGTATATCAAGATACTCCGGTGTGACTCCGTAGATTGACGAAGGATAATTATTGTTACCATTTACAAGCTGACCGCCGGAATTCACAGACGGGGATACGGCTGCGATTCCAGGCAGATCCTTCAAAGCCTCGTAATCCGACTCGTCAAGTGTCTGCATGTCATCGGCACTCTGTCGCACACCTCCGCGATGCATATTCCCGGGATGTATCATAATCATATTTGAGCCCATTTCGGAAATCTGCTCCTTGATACTGTTCTTGGACCCCTGACCTATGGCAAGCATGGTTATGACAGAAGCCACACCTATTATTATGCCAAGCATAGTCAGGAAGCATCTGAGTTTATTATTATTCAGAGCTTTGAGTGCTATTTTCAATAGATTAGCTATATTCATGTCAATCATTCTCTTTTGGTAAATTCAAAAATGCCTCACGAGCCGAAGCAGGAGTCCTGTTAACTGTGTCGGAAACAATCTTTCCGTCACGCAAAACTATGTTTCGTGAAGAATAATCCGCGAGCTCAGGATTGTGGGTCACA
The nucleotide sequence above comes from Duncaniella freteri. Encoded proteins:
- a CDS encoding efflux transporter outer membrane subunit; this encodes MRKFFHVSAIVMLASVMSGMVQAQAQNPMDEASRYLRQPLPERWSFTPDIIQTLPSDDEWWRSFGDSTLDSLISVGINNNFNILEAAHRREMARLAVRQSQAAYYPSVGLNAGYARNYAMRKGADNFSFGADVNWEIDIFGKISQQVKSRKAGYEVSRADYVATMVSMTAEIATYYINYRVLQNQISVANEHIQYQAKVVKITEARHEAGLVSKLDVAQSKTVYYTTEASLPRLKAQASEMLNALSILIGVYPYELAPVLISSSTLPEYQRLIPAGVPANLLRRRPDIAAAEAQLALYAAQVGVAKKDFLPTLALTGSIGWGSDRINKLVKSDSFTYSIAPKLSWTLFDGFSRRNAVASAKEQMLMGIDAYNLTVMTAYTEVENAMEAYNAALESMELNREVFIQSREAFDISMEQYKQGLTVFTNVVNAQIDWLNCANSLVAAHGDALIALVDLYKALGGAPQ
- a CDS encoding efflux RND transporter periplasmic adaptor subunit; translated protein: MDTKIFLFAAAVSVVTMSCRHTVSNDEQSVETVDVALPQVESITLSSVYPGVLTSPNYVDVVAKVNGQILTQDYNSGSYVKKGQVLFTIDPSTYRDHVQQAQAALTTAISTRDYAKTHYDAVNKALASDAVSKMEVVQAQSALEEAEASVKNAKASLATAQRLLGYCSVTAPISGQTAEGEYGIGNYVSGEGAPVKLTTIYDNSVLTAVFAIEDDRYHEIVNAIDNKDSLNFAKVPVIFEDPLPHRYFGKISYLAPTLNNSTGTLKVKVSIDNVYNELKPGMYAKIDLPYDKISDAVMVKDSSLGSDQLGRYLYVVNDSDRVVKKHVTVGDLYHDTLRVVTKGISPGERYVTKALLKVRDGMKVNPRMIN
- a CDS encoding ABC transporter permease, with amino-acid sequence MNIANLLKIALKALNNNKLRCFLTMLGIIIGVASVITMLAIGQGSKNSIKEQISEMGSNMIMIHPGNMHRGGVRQSADDMQTLDESDYEALKDLPGIAAVSPSVNSGGQLVNGNNNYPSSIYGVTPEYLDIRRFKVKEGSIFTEHDIKSAAKVCILGKTVVDNLFPNGEDPVGRVIRFGKIPLTVIGVLESKGTNSMGQDQDDVVIAPYTTVMKRILAIDYIQGIFASAVDENRTDETIDAITEVLRTRHKIKEDADDDFEIRSQQELSEMMNSTSDMMTVLLACIAGISLLVGGIGIMNIMYVSVTERTREIGLRMSIGARGIDILSQFLIEAVIISVSGGVIGIMLGIIASWLVNAIAHWPVYIQAYSVVLSFAVCTVTGVFFGWYPAKKAAGLDPIEAIRYE